The following nucleotide sequence is from Triticum dicoccoides isolate Atlit2015 ecotype Zavitan chromosome 7B, WEW_v2.0, whole genome shotgun sequence.
GTTTAcgtgagtggtctgggtagtggcccggttagcaccccttcatcatattggataggagtagtggcatatattgccaagatggtggattcagacacATTGGTGTAATACTTTGtatggtcctcgagaataatcaataaagtgaccgtatgcatcttccagatgcagaggccgggcgtcatcctccttttctaaaaaaaaagatgTGAAATACCTATCTCACATCTAAATTTAGAACCGTTGATCTTTGTTTGTCTTTAAAGTTCGTGCAACGTGATTGTCTCCTTCGCGCGCTCGTTCGCATCCTGTTGTCGCACGCGGCAGCCTCTGTCCACATCCACGCGAGTGGGTGGACTGTTCCTGTTTTGTTTTTCTGGGCCACGTGTCAAGTCGCGTGCTGCGGTCTGGTTGTTGGGCTTTTGCACTGGAATTTAAAGAGATTGAGTCATAATTTGAAGGTCTGCCAATTGCTGGCCGTTCTAACCAAACTTGGTTCCGATACATGATCAAGGTGATGTTATGTGTGTTGTGGTGGAAAGCTCTGCTAATTTTTTTTAGACAGTGCCCTAGTCCCGAGATAGATGGATGTTTGTTTAGTAAGAAGAGAAAGAAGTTTGTCTCACTGTAGCCTTTTTTCCAGCAATGATGTAATTAGCCATACCAAGGTTTTTAGCAGGGCAATGTTATAGTTGTACAATATAAATGCACTTTCTTTACAACGTTGATGTACTGACTAATTTTTTTTACATCACCATAGGATAAAAATTTGCTataagatttttttttgtttttcattattttattacttttgtttttttctttcccttttttttggtCTTCTGAAATCCATGATTTTTAAAATTTTATAGGTATTCTTTAAATCCGCCGCTTGATTTAGTTCTTGTAATTTTCGTGCAAGCGCTCTACCTTCCACCTCgcttgttgttgcttgttttattGTGTATCTTGTTGTTGGCCTAGGCATGTTCGGTTCTGTTTTTGTCGTCCCTTGACTCGTAACCGGGGCCTCATTTTTTttgtcccaattgcaagtccaccctcgactcgcaactgggaccCGACAATTTTTTGTCCCAATTGCATGTCTactctcgactcgcaactgggaccCGACTATTTTTTGTCCCAATTGcatgtccaccctcgactcgcaactgggaccCGACCATTTTttgtcccaattgcaagtccaccctcgagtcGCAACTGGGACCCGAccattttttgtcccagttgcatgtCCGCCCCCGACTAGCAACTGGGACCCGATAAATTTTTTGTTATAGTTGCACGTCcgcgtcaacttgcaactgggcccgatttttttgtcccagttgcaagtctgctctcgactcgcaactagggaccTGGGATTTTTTAAGTTGCAAGTCCATCGTCGACTCGCAAGTGGGGCCTAATTTTTTTCTAATTGCAAGTCCATCCTCAACTCGTAATTGGAGCCTGAaagtttttgtcccagttgcaatatCCCTCTTGACTTGTAACTCAGACCTGATTTTTTTTGTCCAAGTTGCACGTCCACCCTCACCTTGCAACTGGGGTCTGATCTTTTttgtccgagttgcaagtccaccGTCGAGTCGCAACTGAGGCCCGACCCTTTTCCTGGTTACGTTTGCACTCTCACTCGCAACTGGATCTCGACATTTTTTGTTCAAATTGCAAGTccatccttgactcgcaactgTGGTCCAGCCTTTTTTTGTTCGAGTTGAAAGTCCACCCTCAATATGTAAGGGGCCCCAACCATTTTCGTCCTAGTTGTAAGTCCACTCTCGACACAAATGGGGATAGACTTTTTTTTGTCCAAGTTGTAGGTCCACCCACGTCTCGTAACTGGGGCCCAACCTCTTTTGTCCGAGTTGCAAATCCACCtttgactcgcaactagggtccAATCTTTTTttgtccgagttgcaagtccatcctctaCTCGCAACTAGGAGTCAACCTTTTTTAtccaagttgcaagtccaccctcggctTGCAACTAGGGCCCGACCTTTTTTAGTCCCAATTACGAGTCCAACCTCGATTGGCAACTAGGGCCCGACCTTTTTTTCCTCAGTTGCAAGTCGACTGTCGACTCGCAATTGGGGCTCAACTTTTTCTCGTctcagttgcaactccaccctcgAGTCACAACTGGGGCCTAACCTTTTTTTGTCCGAGTTGCACTAGCGATCAGTTTTTTTTTCAGAAAAAGTTAGTGATCTGTTTTTTTGTATGGTAGCtagcgaccaattttttttttgatagGAGCTAGTGATCAGATTTGCATTAGGGCTGGCCACCAAGGCGGACGCATGACAATCTGGTTTCTAGTTGAGTTCCACTACACAAACAACACGTTCTGGCAGATAGGTGCCCGACATGCCATCAAGCCGTTGATGCATGGGATGAAAGATGCAGCCATGCATTCAAAATAGCATCGTGCACATACCGGGCGAGGAAGAATCGTACAGTAGTTTCGTTTTTGGTTCTGGGCTTTAAcaaattaaaatcaaataaataggaCAAAAAATTAAAAATAAGGTGGCGCTGCCATCATACTTAATTAGATGTGAGATATAGACGGACCCTACATATTAGCACTAATCATTGTATCGCTCTTTTAATCGTATGCTTGATATTGTTTCTCGTTTGATAATCACTATTTCTGTCCAATTACTCGTATTTTCCTCGTTGCCCTTCTTTGTTCCTCAGCCGATGTTATTCCACAATGGAACCCTATCCGCGACTGGTACAATTAAGACTATGATGAGATATATTCGTCAAATAGTTGTCGTTTCCTCATATGGCTGGTACACCCGTCAGAGTTTTTTCACCAACCAACGTCATTGCAGGCCAGGACTTGACACCTCCGATGCATGCATGTTTTGTGTGCCCTCTACGAAACAGTCGAGCCGTGATGTCCAACCTTTGTAGATGGTGGTTCCCTCCTTACATTCGACTGTCATTTGTTGTAGTTGAAGTATGGAATTGTAATGCCCTTTAGTGCAACAGAACCCTTTTTCAAGAAAGAGAACTGTAACGCCCTTTGATGTTCAACCTTGCATTCAGTACATTGTTTATCTATCTAGATCACTATTGTCCTCGTATCTAGCAGCCTTTCAAACGATGAAATGAACGTCCTGATCTCTTTGGCACTCTTAATCTCTAAGTTTCAGTGGACTTTTAGCATGCAAACATGATAGAAGTATTTTCATCAGTAGACTAGTAGTTAGTAGTAGTACATTTTTTTTCAGAAGATAGCCAGTAGTAGTAATTTGTATCTCTCTTCAAGTGAAAATTGCATATTGCAGTTGACCAGCagtcctttcctatgaaaattgaaGCATGGCAAGGATCACGTCCTTCATAACATGGGGGCAGCTCCTGCAGAGATGATCGAAGCCGTCCGTGGTCACCGCCTCCCTCAGGTTATCCCGAAACCGGAGGAAATCGTAGCATGCCTTCTTCCGGCCATTGCAGCCATGCTGCTCAGCAAGCGCCAAGATGGTCATCGCCGTACTCACGCAAATGTTCTCGCACAGCATCTTCTCACACAACAATCGGAGCCTCGGGACATCATACTGATCCGCCGCGACGAGCAGGTGCTGTAGCATGACACCATGGTTCTCATAGTCCGCCGGCACCGGCAGAGATTCACCATAAATGAAACCAAGCATCGCCTCGAACACCGTGGTGTCCATGTCATCTACATGTACCACCGTCGACGTGCCTTCCTTCTTCATGGGGCCTAAGAGCAACGCTCTGAAGACGGTAGAGCGGGACGCGAGGATGCAACGGTGGGCAGCGAACGTCTCGCTGCCGACCTGGAAAACCTCGTCGGTGCCCTCTCTAGACTGGAGAAGGTCGGTGAAGTTCTGTTTCATATCGGATGACGGCACCTCGCACAGCTTATTCTCGCACATTTCCCTTAGCCTTGGGAGGTCGTACCGATCCGCCGCAACAAGCAGCTGCCCCAGTAGGACGCCCTCATTATCATCCTCATTCCACGCAGGCAGCTAGTCGCCATAGACGTACCCAAGCAACGCCTTGAACGCCTACGCATCCATGTCGTCTACCAGCTGGACTATAGTGGCCGTCGCCGTCAGCGACGTCCTCTCCTTCATGGGGTCAAAGAGCAACGCCTTGAAGACGGACCATTTCGCTGCCGACCTCAAAGACAACGTCAGTGCCCTCCCCGGCCAGGAGAAACTTGGTGAAATTTTGGCGCATGTCGGACGGCGGCACCACGATGATGGGAGGAGTGGCGCCGGCAGTGTCATCGTCCACGACCACTACGTCGCACCGTATGGTGAAACTGTTGTGCTTGATGTGTCTCTTCAAGGCTTCTCTTTTGATGAGTTTTTTATGGGACTCATAGAATGCCCGAAACTCGAATACTTTGCTAACATTGATACGTGCAGGATCTTGCTTGTCGGTGTCTTCAGCGAAGCTGAACTCGAACTGTGCCTTGACGGCACATGAAGTGATGTCCATGAGGCAAAGCTCAAGCGATATGAAGTCGGCGATGTCCAGGTGGTTGCCCCAGCGTTGGCCGCCGATGGTGAAACTGCGAGACCAGATGGGTTTGTGGGTCGGCGCGTAGCCTTCCACGGCGAGCAAGTGGTACCCGCTGGCCGTGCCGGCGTCGACGGTTGGCGAGGTAGAACCGCCCACGAGCTTGCCGTCGGCGATGACAGATACACCCGCGTACGTCATGATGGATGGATTGACGAGTCTGCTATTTAAAGTACTTGTACGTGATACGCACGCAGATTTAGCGTTAGACCCCCTCTATATATACATGGACCTCACGGTGCTAAACCATAATAATGTTTAGGCAAGAAAGCAATGTATGCTACACCTACGTAGCTGTTGTACGTAAACTAACGTAACAGCTTAAGTGTCTTTTTTCTGTTGGAGGGAATTAGGGGAGGGACCCACCCAGTTGAAATCAGGGGGGCAGAGGGATTAGTTGTTAGTCAAGTTACGTAAGCGTACCTAGTTAGTTTCTTTCGTAGGGCACAGGGTATAATCGGAACCGTGTCTGACACCTTTTCGGAAAAAATAACCGTGCCTGACAATATCCGACCTTGCCAACCTTGACTACCTCTGCGTAGATGCCTTTCTCCCCGCGTGAGAATTCACTACGTATTCGTGCTATATTCTTGGGGCATTGTCTAGTCCTTGCTTTTATTTTGTATAAGTAGCTTATATTgagtgcggctaatctgcacccgggctcatctgcacccccgcttagcaaaaaattcaaaaaaaatactagaaaaattcaaaaaattccaaattctttttggtggtagataatttgacacgTGAGGTGCGCaccaaaattcaactcatttgagcatctgagcagctctcggcaaaaaagacaaaatcagggtctgtaaaaatgtttactgttcatgcactgttttgacccgatttgtcttttttgccgagagctgctcagatgtccaaataagtTGAATTTTGATGCGCACATCACGCGTctaattatctaccaccacaaaacaatttggaattttttgaatttttctagtattttttttgaattttttgctgagagggagcagatgagcccgggcaccgTTTTGAGTTTTCCGCTT
It contains:
- the LOC119339643 gene encoding BTB/POZ and MATH domain-containing protein 2-like, with the translated sequence MTYAGVSVIADGKLVGGSTSPTVDAGTASGYHLLAVEGYAPTHKPIWSRSFTIGGQRWGNHLDIADFISLELCLMDITSCAVKAQFEFSFAEDTDKQDPARINVSKVFEFRAFYESHKKLIKREALKRHIKHNSFTIRCDVVVVDDDTAGATPPIIVVPPSDMRQNFTKFLLAGEGTDVVFQVGSETFAAHRCILASRSTVFRALLLGPMKKEGTSTVVHVDDMDTTVFEAMLGFIYGESLPVPADYENHGVMLQHLLVAADQYDVPRLRLLCEKMLCENICVSTAMTILALAEQHGCNGRKKACYDFLRFRDNLREAVTTDGFDHLCRSCPHVMKDVILAMLQFS